GCCGGATCGATCGCACTCGCATACTTACCTCCGAGATCCATATTTATCGTCTGGGTCACTCGAGCGACGGTCGTGATGTCGGGATTGTGTAAAGTTAAGCGATACATTTTACGGTTCGTAAAATTCTCCTGGATAATATCTTTCTCAATCAAAGCGCCGCTGGTCACTACACCCACTGTAGAGTGGCCGCCTTTACCTTTGCTTACGGAGACAGCTCCCTGAGCCACGGCATAAACTGTTTGGTCCGCGGCTTTTAAAGGAGACTGAACAAGAATTCCCCCTTCGAGGCTAGAGCTATCACCGATCGAACTGACTGTGATATCCATACGATTCCCCGCGCGAGCAAACGCTGGCAACGTCGCGGTAATCAGTACTGCGGCCACGTTCTTTTTTGCGACCTGCTCATCATCAACTTTTATGCCCAACTTCTCGAGCATGCGCTTCATACTTTTATTTGTAAATTCGGACTTGCTGTCCCCCGTACCCTTAAGACCGACGATAAGGCCGTAGCCAACAAGTTGATTGTCTCGAACGCCACGAACGTTCGCCATATCTTTCAGACGAACGGCGTGAGCCATGGGAGTCAGCAATAGCGCCACTGCAAAGGTGATTAAAAATTGAATCATTACAGCTCCTCGGTTTTCTTTTCGCTGACGATATCAAATGTCGGATCCATCAGAGATTCAGCGCTAATACCTTTTTCATCAAAGTCGTCGGGTTTAACCATTCCAGCTACCACTAACTGATACTCCCGCTTTCCGATCATGAATGGTTTTGTTCCTCGAACTCGATAGCTCCCGTCTTTAAGGATATCGGTAATTCGCGTTGGCACGGAGCGGATCGGAAAGTCCTTCGCTTTTTGTAATGCTTGTACTTCTTCTTGCTCATCGGAGATCGTACGAAGGGCCTTCGCTTGCTGAGATTTCTGCTCGGCAATTTGCGCTTCGGTCAGTCCATTCTCTTCAGGAACGACTTCGTCGGTATCGGCTACCGATGCGGGTGCGCGATTCTGAACCCCTTTTTGAGACTTCGGATCAAAAATAGGCTCTGGCTTTTTCTCGAACTTTTTAAGTTCGTCTTGCTTGGCTCGGATCTCCTGGCTTTGATCATTAAGAATT
This genomic stretch from Bdellovibrionales bacterium harbors:
- a CDS encoding flagellar basal body P-ring protein FlgI, with the protein product MIQFLITFAVALLLTPMAHAVRLKDMANVRGVRDNQLVGYGLIVGLKGTGDSKSEFTNKSMKRMLEKLGIKVDDEQVAKKNVAAVLITATLPAFARAGNRMDITVSSIGDSSSLEGGILVQSPLKAADQTVYAVAQGAVSVSKGKGGHSTVGVVTSGALIEKDIIQENFTNRKMYRLTLHNPDITTVARVTQTINMDLGGKYASAIDPA
- a CDS encoding flagellar basal body L-ring protein FlgH, which produces MRKYLFLLSCLFLVNCSLFERQEMSTTAITEPPKTDEPHRMTKKNLEDDSMLGEGSGSLWVSRGQSSFLFANNNQRLLGDLLNVNIDGYPKEQVQMKVSTIAKLLAQILNDQSQEIRAKQDELKKFEKKPEPIFDPKSQKGVQNRAPASVADTDEVVPEENGLTEAQIAEQKSQQAKALRTISDEQEEVQALQKAKDFPIRSVPTRITDILKDGSYRVRGTKPFMIGKREYQLVVAGMVKPDDFDEKGISAESLMDPTFDIVSEKKTEEL